AGCGATTTCATCAAGAGGGAACCGGTGAGTGATCAGATCATCGACTACCACACCGCCTGATTCTATCAACTTCATCGCCTCGATAATATCGGGAGGCCCGCAATAGTAGGACGTAAGGATGCGCATTTCTTTTGTCCAGAAATCGTTGACCGGAACCACTACGTTCTTCTCAGGTCCCGGAACGGCGAAGAGCACTACTACCCCGCCTTTATCCGCGCAAGCCCAGGCTTGTCCCAGCGCAGCCTCGGCCCCGGAACAGATAAAGACCACGTCAGCCTTCTTGCCGTTTTCAGCGATCAGTCGAGCTGCCACATCGTCGGAGGCGTCAATAAGCACATCCGCTCCCATACGGGCTGCAATTTCGAGTTTCTTCTTGTTGATATCCACAGCGATTACCTTATGCCTTCTAACTTTTGCGAGCTTCACATGAAGGAGTCCCGACATGCCGCAGCCGATCACGAGCATCGAATCGCCTGGTTTTGGCGCGGCCAGACGCACCGACCGAGCCACGCAGGCCAGCGGCTCGATGAACGTGCTCTGATCGTACGTAACCGTATCCGGCAAGAGATAGGTTCCTTTTTCGACAAATATCTCGGGCACCAAAATATACTCGGCGAATCCTCCGGGTAGCCGCTCCTTGATCTCGGTACACTGAGGGTGGTGTCCGTTCTTACAGTAAAAGCATGTGCCGCAGGGTATCTTAGGCGGGATAAAGACCCGGTCGCCCGGTTTATATTTTGTCACTGAAGCGCCGACGGAGGTAACCTCGGCGCCGATTTCATGTCCCTGCACGAGCGGGGCGCGCGGCAGGCGATACCATTCCACAATGTCACTGCCGCAGATGCCACACGAAATCACCTTGACGA
The sequence above is drawn from the Syntrophorhabdaceae bacterium genome and encodes:
- a CDS encoding zinc-binding dehydrogenase, with the protein product MKVSYWYNNRDIRIENKPTPVPGPKEMLVKVISCGICGSDIVEWYRLPRAPLVQGHEIGAEVTSVGASVTKYKPGDRVFIPPKIPCGTCFYCKNGHHPQCTEIKERLPGGFAEYILVPEIFVEKGTYLLPDTVTYDQSTFIEPLACVARSVRLAAPKPGDSMLVIGCGMSGLLHVKLAKVRRHKVIAVDINKKKLEIAARMGADVLIDASDDVAARLIAENGKKADVVFICSGAEAALGQAWACADKGGVVVLFAVPGPEKNVVVPVNDFWTKEMRILTSYYCGPPDIIEAMKLIESGGVVVDDLITHRFPLDEIASGFRLVSDGTESIKVIIRPHG